Proteins encoded together in one Capricornis sumatraensis isolate serow.1 chromosome 3, serow.2, whole genome shotgun sequence window:
- the SEZ6L2 gene encoding seizure 6-like protein 2 isoform X2, with protein sequence MGTPRTQHPPPLQLLFLFLLSCPWIQGLPLKEEEALQEPGSETPTVASEALAELLHGALLRKGPEMGYLPGSDPDPTLATPPVGQTIAAPFLPRATEPGTGPLTTAVTPKGGRGAGPTAPELLTPPPGTTAPPLPGPASPGPPLGPEGGEEETTTTIITTTTVTTTVTSPVLCNNNISEGEGHVESPDLGSAASRTLGLLDCTYSIHVYPGYGIEIQVQMLNLSREEELLVLAGGGSPGLAPRLLANSSMLGEGQVLRSPTNRLLLHFQSPRVPRGAGFRIHYQAYLLSCGFPPQPAHGDVSVTDLHPGGTATFHCDSGYQLQGEETLVCLNGTRPAWSSEPPSCVASCGGTIHNATLGRIVSPEPGGAAGPNLTCRWVIEAAEGRRLHLHFERVSLDEDNDRLMVRSGGSPLSPVIYDSDMDDVPERGLISDAQSLYVELLSETPANPLLLSLRFEAFEEDRCFAPFLAHGNVTTTDPEYRPGALATFSCLPGYALEPPGPPNVIECVDPTEPHWNDTEPACKAMCGGELSEPAGVVLSPDWPQSYSPGQDCVWGLHVQEEKRILLQVEILNVREGDMLTLFDGDGPSARVLAQLRGPQPRRRLLSSGSDLTLQFQAPPGPPNPGLGQGFVLHFKEVPRNDTCPELPPPEWGWRTASHGDLIRGTVLTYQCEPGYELLGSDILTCQWDLSWSAAPPACQKIMTCADPGEITNGHRTTSDAGFPVGSHVQYRCLPGYSLEGAAVLTCYSRDTGTPKWSDRVPKCALKYEPCLNPGVPENGYQTLYKHHYQAGESLRFFCYEGFELIGEVTITCVPGHPSQWTSQPPLCKVTQTTDPSRQLEGGNLALAILLPLGLVIVLGSGVYIYYTKLQGKSLFGFSGSHSYSPITVESDFSNPLYEAGDTREYEVSI encoded by the exons ATGGGGACTCCCAGGACCCAGCATCCGCCGCCTCTCCAGCTGCTGTTCCTGTTTCTGCTGAGCTGTCCATGGATTCAGG GTCTGCccctgaaggaggaggaggcattGCAGGAACCTGGAAGTGAGACCCCCACAGTAGCCTCTGAGGCCTTGGCGGAGCTGCTCCATGGGGCCCTGCTGAGGAAGGGTCCAGAGATGGGATACCTGCCGG GATCTGATCCAGACCCCACACTAGCAACCCCTCCAGTCGGCCAGACTATTGCAGCACCCTTTCTGCCTCGGGCCACTGAGCCGGGCACAGGGCCTCTGACAACCGCCGTAACCCCTAAAGGGGGTAGGGGGGCAGGCCCCACCGCGCCAGAGCTGCTGACCCCGCCCCCAGGAACCacagccccgccccttcccggTCCCGCCTCTCCAGGCCCACCCTTGGGGCCcgagggaggagaagaggagaccACGACCACCATTATCACCACGACAACTGTCACCACAACAGTGACCAGCCCAG TTCTGTGTAATAACAACATCTCCGAAGGCGAAGGGCACGTTGAATCCCCAGATTTAGGGAGCGCAGCCAGCCGCACCTTGGGGCTCCTGGACTGCACATACAGTATCCATGTCTACCCTGGCTACGGCATTGAGATCCAG GTGCAGATGCTGAACCTGTCTCGGGAGGAGGAACTTCtggtgctggctggtggggggtCTCCAGGTCTGGCCCCCCGACTCCTGGCTAACTCCTCTATGCTGGGTGAAGGACAGGTCCTTCGGAGTCCCACCAACCGGCTGCTCCTGCACTTTCAGAGCCCACGGGTCCCCAGGGGTGCTGGCTTCAGGATCCACTATCAGG CCTACCTCTTGAGCTGCGGCTTCCCTCCCCAGCCAGCCCATGGGGACGTGAGTGTGACAGACCTTCACCCTGGAGGCACTGCCACTTTCCACTGTGATTCGGGCTACCAGCTGCAGGGAGAGGAGACCCTCGTCTGCCTCAATGGCACCCGGCCAGCCTGGAGCAGTGAGCCCCCCAGCTGCGTGG CATCCTGTGGGGGCACCATCCACAATGCTACTCTTGGCCGCATCGTGTCCCCTGAGCCCGGGGGAGCTGCAGGACCCAACCTCACCTGCCGCTGGGTCATTGAAGCAGCCGAGGGACGCCGGCTGCACCTGCACTTCGAGAGAGTCTCGCTGGATGAGGACAATGACCG GCTGATGGTACGCTCAGGGGGCAGTCCCCTCTCACCAGTGATCTATGACTCGGACATGGATGATGTCCCAGAGCGGGGTCTCATCAGTGACGCCCAATCCCTCTATGTGGAGCTGCTTTCAGAGACACCTGCCAATCCCCTGCTGCTAAGCCTCCGATTTGAAG CCTTTGAGGAAGATCGCTGCTTCGCCCCCTTCCTGGCACATGGCAACGTCACCACCACGGACCCTGAGTACCGCCCAGGGGCACTGGCCACCTTCTCGTGCCTCCCAGGATATGCCCTGGAGCCCCCTGGCCCCCCCAATGTCATCGAATGTGTGGATCCTACAGAACCCCACTGGAATGACACGGAGCCAGCGTGCAAGG CCATGTGTGGAGGGGAGCTGTCAGAGCCAGCTGGTGTGGTCCTCTCTCCGGATTGGCCCCAGAGCTATAGCCCTGGCCAAGACTGTGTGTGGGGTCTGCATGTCCAGGAAGAGAAACGCATCTTGCTCCAAGTTGAGAT CTTGAATGTGCGCGAAGGGGATATGCTGACGCTGTTCGATGGGGACGGTCCAAGTGCACGAGTCCTGGCCCAGCTGAGAGGGCCTCAACCGCGCCGCCgcctcctttcctctgggtccGACCTCACGCTGCAGTTCCAGGCACCCCCCGGACCCCCCAACCCGGGCCTGGGCCAGGGTTTCGTGTTGCACTTCAAAG AAGTCCCGAGGAACGACACGTGCCCCGAGCTGCCGCCTCCGGAGTGGGGCTGGAGGACGGCCTCCCACGGGGACCTGATCCGGGGCACTGTGCTTACTTATCAATGCGAGCCTGGTTACGAGCTGCTCGGCTCAGACATTCTCACCTGCCAATGGGACCTGTCCTGGAGCGCAGCGCCGCCCGCCTGCCAAAAAA TCATGACTTGTGCAGACCCGGGTGAGATCACCAATGGGCACCGCACCACCTCCGATGCCGGCTTCCCGGTTGGCTCGCATGTCCAGTACCGCTGTCTGCCCGGGTACAGCCTGGAGGGGGCGGCCGTGCTCACCTGCTACAGCCGGGACACGGGCACGCCCAAGTGGAGCGACCGGGTCCCCAAGTGCGCCT TGAAGTACGAGCCGTGCCTGAACCCTGGGGTGCCAGAGAATGGCTACCAGACACTATACAAGCATCACTACCAGGCTGGCGAGTCTCTGCGCTTCTTCTGCTATGAGGGCTTTGAGCTCATCGGCGAGGTCACCATCACCTGTGTGCCCGGCCACCCCTCTCAGTGGACCAGCCAGCCTCCACTCTGCAAAG tGACCCAGACCACTGACCCGTCACGGCAGCTAGAGGGTGGGAACCTCGCCTTGGCCATTCTGCTGCCCCTGGGCTTGGTCATTGTCCTCGGAAGTGGTGTTTACATATACTACACCAA GCTACAGGGAAAATCCCTCTTCGGCTTCTCGGGCTCCCATTCCTACAGCCCCATCACGGTGGAGTCAGACTTCAGCAATCCACTGTATGAAGCTGGG GATACACGCGAGTATGAAGTATCCATCTGA
- the SEZ6L2 gene encoding seizure 6-like protein 2 isoform X4 encodes MGTPRTQHPPPLQLLFLFLLSCPWIQGLPLKEEEALQEPGSETPTVASEALAELLHGALLRKGPEMGYLPGSDPDPTLATPPVGQTIAAPFLPRATEPGTGPLTTAVTPKGGRGAGPTAPELLTPPPGTTAPPLPGPASPGPPLGPEGGEEETTTTIITTTTVTTTVTSPVLCNNNISEGEGHVESPDLGSAASRTLGLLDCTYSIHVYPGYGIEIQVQMLNLSREEELLVLAGGGSPGLAPRLLANSSMLGEGQVLRSPTNRLLLHFQSPRVPRGAGFRIHYQAYLLSCGFPPQPAHGDVSVTDLHPGGTATFHCDSGYQLQGEETLVCLNGTRPAWSSEPPSCVASCGGTIHNATLGRIVSPEPGGAAGPNLTCRWVIEAAEGRRLHLHFERVSLDEDNDRLMVRSGGSPLSPVIYDSDMDDVPERGLISDAQSLYVELLSETPANPLLLSLRFEAFEEDRCFAPFLAHGNVTTTDPEYRPGALATFSCLPGYALEPPGPPNVIECVDPTEPHWNDTEPACKAMCGGELSEPAGVVLSPDWPQSYSPGQDCVWGLHVQEEKRILLQVEILNVREGDMLTLFDGDGPSARVLAQLRGPQPRRRLLSSGSDLTLQFQAPPGPPNPGLGQGFVLHFKEVPRNDTCPELPPPEWGWRTASHGDLIRGTVLTYQCEPGYELLGSDILTCQWDLSWSAAPPACQKIMTCADPGEITNGHRTTSDAGFPVGSHVQYRCLPGYSLEGAAVLTCYSRDTGTPKWSDRVPKCALAFEELLDNRKLEVTQTTDPSRQLEGGNLALAILLPLGLVIVLGSGVYIYYTKLQGKSLFGFSGSHSYSPITVESDFSNPLYEAGDTREYEVSI; translated from the exons ATGGGGACTCCCAGGACCCAGCATCCGCCGCCTCTCCAGCTGCTGTTCCTGTTTCTGCTGAGCTGTCCATGGATTCAGG GTCTGCccctgaaggaggaggaggcattGCAGGAACCTGGAAGTGAGACCCCCACAGTAGCCTCTGAGGCCTTGGCGGAGCTGCTCCATGGGGCCCTGCTGAGGAAGGGTCCAGAGATGGGATACCTGCCGG GATCTGATCCAGACCCCACACTAGCAACCCCTCCAGTCGGCCAGACTATTGCAGCACCCTTTCTGCCTCGGGCCACTGAGCCGGGCACAGGGCCTCTGACAACCGCCGTAACCCCTAAAGGGGGTAGGGGGGCAGGCCCCACCGCGCCAGAGCTGCTGACCCCGCCCCCAGGAACCacagccccgccccttcccggTCCCGCCTCTCCAGGCCCACCCTTGGGGCCcgagggaggagaagaggagaccACGACCACCATTATCACCACGACAACTGTCACCACAACAGTGACCAGCCCAG TTCTGTGTAATAACAACATCTCCGAAGGCGAAGGGCACGTTGAATCCCCAGATTTAGGGAGCGCAGCCAGCCGCACCTTGGGGCTCCTGGACTGCACATACAGTATCCATGTCTACCCTGGCTACGGCATTGAGATCCAG GTGCAGATGCTGAACCTGTCTCGGGAGGAGGAACTTCtggtgctggctggtggggggtCTCCAGGTCTGGCCCCCCGACTCCTGGCTAACTCCTCTATGCTGGGTGAAGGACAGGTCCTTCGGAGTCCCACCAACCGGCTGCTCCTGCACTTTCAGAGCCCACGGGTCCCCAGGGGTGCTGGCTTCAGGATCCACTATCAGG CCTACCTCTTGAGCTGCGGCTTCCCTCCCCAGCCAGCCCATGGGGACGTGAGTGTGACAGACCTTCACCCTGGAGGCACTGCCACTTTCCACTGTGATTCGGGCTACCAGCTGCAGGGAGAGGAGACCCTCGTCTGCCTCAATGGCACCCGGCCAGCCTGGAGCAGTGAGCCCCCCAGCTGCGTGG CATCCTGTGGGGGCACCATCCACAATGCTACTCTTGGCCGCATCGTGTCCCCTGAGCCCGGGGGAGCTGCAGGACCCAACCTCACCTGCCGCTGGGTCATTGAAGCAGCCGAGGGACGCCGGCTGCACCTGCACTTCGAGAGAGTCTCGCTGGATGAGGACAATGACCG GCTGATGGTACGCTCAGGGGGCAGTCCCCTCTCACCAGTGATCTATGACTCGGACATGGATGATGTCCCAGAGCGGGGTCTCATCAGTGACGCCCAATCCCTCTATGTGGAGCTGCTTTCAGAGACACCTGCCAATCCCCTGCTGCTAAGCCTCCGATTTGAAG CCTTTGAGGAAGATCGCTGCTTCGCCCCCTTCCTGGCACATGGCAACGTCACCACCACGGACCCTGAGTACCGCCCAGGGGCACTGGCCACCTTCTCGTGCCTCCCAGGATATGCCCTGGAGCCCCCTGGCCCCCCCAATGTCATCGAATGTGTGGATCCTACAGAACCCCACTGGAATGACACGGAGCCAGCGTGCAAGG CCATGTGTGGAGGGGAGCTGTCAGAGCCAGCTGGTGTGGTCCTCTCTCCGGATTGGCCCCAGAGCTATAGCCCTGGCCAAGACTGTGTGTGGGGTCTGCATGTCCAGGAAGAGAAACGCATCTTGCTCCAAGTTGAGAT CTTGAATGTGCGCGAAGGGGATATGCTGACGCTGTTCGATGGGGACGGTCCAAGTGCACGAGTCCTGGCCCAGCTGAGAGGGCCTCAACCGCGCCGCCgcctcctttcctctgggtccGACCTCACGCTGCAGTTCCAGGCACCCCCCGGACCCCCCAACCCGGGCCTGGGCCAGGGTTTCGTGTTGCACTTCAAAG AAGTCCCGAGGAACGACACGTGCCCCGAGCTGCCGCCTCCGGAGTGGGGCTGGAGGACGGCCTCCCACGGGGACCTGATCCGGGGCACTGTGCTTACTTATCAATGCGAGCCTGGTTACGAGCTGCTCGGCTCAGACATTCTCACCTGCCAATGGGACCTGTCCTGGAGCGCAGCGCCGCCCGCCTGCCAAAAAA TCATGACTTGTGCAGACCCGGGTGAGATCACCAATGGGCACCGCACCACCTCCGATGCCGGCTTCCCGGTTGGCTCGCATGTCCAGTACCGCTGTCTGCCCGGGTACAGCCTGGAGGGGGCGGCCGTGCTCACCTGCTACAGCCGGGACACGGGCACGCCCAAGTGGAGCGACCGGGTCCCCAAGTGCGCCT TGGCCTTTGAGGAGCTCCTGGACAACCGAAAACTGGAAG tGACCCAGACCACTGACCCGTCACGGCAGCTAGAGGGTGGGAACCTCGCCTTGGCCATTCTGCTGCCCCTGGGCTTGGTCATTGTCCTCGGAAGTGGTGTTTACATATACTACACCAA GCTACAGGGAAAATCCCTCTTCGGCTTCTCGGGCTCCCATTCCTACAGCCCCATCACGGTGGAGTCAGACTTCAGCAATCCACTGTATGAAGCTGGG GATACACGCGAGTATGAAGTATCCATCTGA
- the SEZ6L2 gene encoding seizure 6-like protein 2 isoform X5 — protein sequence MGTPRTQHPPPLQLLFLFLLSCPWIQGLPLKEEEALQEPGSETPTVASEALAELLHGALLRKGPEMGYLPGSDPDPTLATPPVGQTIAAPFLPRATEPGTGPLTTAVTPKGGRGAGPTAPELLTPPPGTTAPPLPGPASPGPPLGPEGGEEETTTTIITTTTVTTTVTSPVLCNNNISEGEGHVESPDLGSAASRTLGLLDCTYSIHVYPGYGIEIQVQMLNLSREEELLVLAGGGSPGLAPRLLANSSMLGEGQVLRSPTNRLLLHFQSPRVPRGAGFRIHYQAYLLSCGFPPQPAHGDVSVTDLHPGGTATFHCDSGYQLQGEETLVCLNGTRPAWSSEPPSCVASCGGTIHNATLGRIVSPEPGGAAGPNLTCRWVIEAAEGRRLHLHFERVSLDEDNDRLMVRSGGSPLSPVIYDSDMDDVPERGLISDAQSLYVELLSETPANPLLLSLRFEAMCGGELSEPAGVVLSPDWPQSYSPGQDCVWGLHVQEEKRILLQVEILNVREGDMLTLFDGDGPSARVLAQLRGPQPRRRLLSSGSDLTLQFQAPPGPPNPGLGQGFVLHFKEVPRNDTCPELPPPEWGWRTASHGDLIRGTVLTYQCEPGYELLGSDILTCQWDLSWSAAPPACQKIMTCADPGEITNGHRTTSDAGFPVGSHVQYRCLPGYSLEGAAVLTCYSRDTGTPKWSDRVPKCALKYEPCLNPGVPENGYQTLYKHHYQAGESLRFFCYEGFELIGEVTITCVPGHPSQWTSQPPLCKVAFEELLDNRKLEVTQTTDPSRQLEGGNLALAILLPLGLVIVLGSGVYIYYTKLQGKSLFGFSGSHSYSPITVESDFSNPLYEAGDTREYEVSI from the exons ATGGGGACTCCCAGGACCCAGCATCCGCCGCCTCTCCAGCTGCTGTTCCTGTTTCTGCTGAGCTGTCCATGGATTCAGG GTCTGCccctgaaggaggaggaggcattGCAGGAACCTGGAAGTGAGACCCCCACAGTAGCCTCTGAGGCCTTGGCGGAGCTGCTCCATGGGGCCCTGCTGAGGAAGGGTCCAGAGATGGGATACCTGCCGG GATCTGATCCAGACCCCACACTAGCAACCCCTCCAGTCGGCCAGACTATTGCAGCACCCTTTCTGCCTCGGGCCACTGAGCCGGGCACAGGGCCTCTGACAACCGCCGTAACCCCTAAAGGGGGTAGGGGGGCAGGCCCCACCGCGCCAGAGCTGCTGACCCCGCCCCCAGGAACCacagccccgccccttcccggTCCCGCCTCTCCAGGCCCACCCTTGGGGCCcgagggaggagaagaggagaccACGACCACCATTATCACCACGACAACTGTCACCACAACAGTGACCAGCCCAG TTCTGTGTAATAACAACATCTCCGAAGGCGAAGGGCACGTTGAATCCCCAGATTTAGGGAGCGCAGCCAGCCGCACCTTGGGGCTCCTGGACTGCACATACAGTATCCATGTCTACCCTGGCTACGGCATTGAGATCCAG GTGCAGATGCTGAACCTGTCTCGGGAGGAGGAACTTCtggtgctggctggtggggggtCTCCAGGTCTGGCCCCCCGACTCCTGGCTAACTCCTCTATGCTGGGTGAAGGACAGGTCCTTCGGAGTCCCACCAACCGGCTGCTCCTGCACTTTCAGAGCCCACGGGTCCCCAGGGGTGCTGGCTTCAGGATCCACTATCAGG CCTACCTCTTGAGCTGCGGCTTCCCTCCCCAGCCAGCCCATGGGGACGTGAGTGTGACAGACCTTCACCCTGGAGGCACTGCCACTTTCCACTGTGATTCGGGCTACCAGCTGCAGGGAGAGGAGACCCTCGTCTGCCTCAATGGCACCCGGCCAGCCTGGAGCAGTGAGCCCCCCAGCTGCGTGG CATCCTGTGGGGGCACCATCCACAATGCTACTCTTGGCCGCATCGTGTCCCCTGAGCCCGGGGGAGCTGCAGGACCCAACCTCACCTGCCGCTGGGTCATTGAAGCAGCCGAGGGACGCCGGCTGCACCTGCACTTCGAGAGAGTCTCGCTGGATGAGGACAATGACCG GCTGATGGTACGCTCAGGGGGCAGTCCCCTCTCACCAGTGATCTATGACTCGGACATGGATGATGTCCCAGAGCGGGGTCTCATCAGTGACGCCCAATCCCTCTATGTGGAGCTGCTTTCAGAGACACCTGCCAATCCCCTGCTGCTAAGCCTCCGATTTGAAG CCATGTGTGGAGGGGAGCTGTCAGAGCCAGCTGGTGTGGTCCTCTCTCCGGATTGGCCCCAGAGCTATAGCCCTGGCCAAGACTGTGTGTGGGGTCTGCATGTCCAGGAAGAGAAACGCATCTTGCTCCAAGTTGAGAT CTTGAATGTGCGCGAAGGGGATATGCTGACGCTGTTCGATGGGGACGGTCCAAGTGCACGAGTCCTGGCCCAGCTGAGAGGGCCTCAACCGCGCCGCCgcctcctttcctctgggtccGACCTCACGCTGCAGTTCCAGGCACCCCCCGGACCCCCCAACCCGGGCCTGGGCCAGGGTTTCGTGTTGCACTTCAAAG AAGTCCCGAGGAACGACACGTGCCCCGAGCTGCCGCCTCCGGAGTGGGGCTGGAGGACGGCCTCCCACGGGGACCTGATCCGGGGCACTGTGCTTACTTATCAATGCGAGCCTGGTTACGAGCTGCTCGGCTCAGACATTCTCACCTGCCAATGGGACCTGTCCTGGAGCGCAGCGCCGCCCGCCTGCCAAAAAA TCATGACTTGTGCAGACCCGGGTGAGATCACCAATGGGCACCGCACCACCTCCGATGCCGGCTTCCCGGTTGGCTCGCATGTCCAGTACCGCTGTCTGCCCGGGTACAGCCTGGAGGGGGCGGCCGTGCTCACCTGCTACAGCCGGGACACGGGCACGCCCAAGTGGAGCGACCGGGTCCCCAAGTGCGCCT TGAAGTACGAGCCGTGCCTGAACCCTGGGGTGCCAGAGAATGGCTACCAGACACTATACAAGCATCACTACCAGGCTGGCGAGTCTCTGCGCTTCTTCTGCTATGAGGGCTTTGAGCTCATCGGCGAGGTCACCATCACCTGTGTGCCCGGCCACCCCTCTCAGTGGACCAGCCAGCCTCCACTCTGCAAAG TGGCCTTTGAGGAGCTCCTGGACAACCGAAAACTGGAAG tGACCCAGACCACTGACCCGTCACGGCAGCTAGAGGGTGGGAACCTCGCCTTGGCCATTCTGCTGCCCCTGGGCTTGGTCATTGTCCTCGGAAGTGGTGTTTACATATACTACACCAA GCTACAGGGAAAATCCCTCTTCGGCTTCTCGGGCTCCCATTCCTACAGCCCCATCACGGTGGAGTCAGACTTCAGCAATCCACTGTATGAAGCTGGG GATACACGCGAGTATGAAGTATCCATCTGA
- the SEZ6L2 gene encoding seizure 6-like protein 2 isoform X1, which yields MGTPRTQHPPPLQLLFLFLLSCPWIQGLPLKEEEALQEPGSETPTVASEALAELLHGALLRKGPEMGYLPGSDPDPTLATPPVGQTIAAPFLPRATEPGTGPLTTAVTPKGGRGAGPTAPELLTPPPGTTAPPLPGPASPGPPLGPEGGEEETTTTIITTTTVTTTVTSPVLCNNNISEGEGHVESPDLGSAASRTLGLLDCTYSIHVYPGYGIEIQVQMLNLSREEELLVLAGGGSPGLAPRLLANSSMLGEGQVLRSPTNRLLLHFQSPRVPRGAGFRIHYQAYLLSCGFPPQPAHGDVSVTDLHPGGTATFHCDSGYQLQGEETLVCLNGTRPAWSSEPPSCVASCGGTIHNATLGRIVSPEPGGAAGPNLTCRWVIEAAEGRRLHLHFERVSLDEDNDRLMVRSGGSPLSPVIYDSDMDDVPERGLISDAQSLYVELLSETPANPLLLSLRFEAFEEDRCFAPFLAHGNVTTTDPEYRPGALATFSCLPGYALEPPGPPNVIECVDPTEPHWNDTEPACKAMCGGELSEPAGVVLSPDWPQSYSPGQDCVWGLHVQEEKRILLQVEILNVREGDMLTLFDGDGPSARVLAQLRGPQPRRRLLSSGSDLTLQFQAPPGPPNPGLGQGFVLHFKEVPRNDTCPELPPPEWGWRTASHGDLIRGTVLTYQCEPGYELLGSDILTCQWDLSWSAAPPACQKIMTCADPGEITNGHRTTSDAGFPVGSHVQYRCLPGYSLEGAAVLTCYSRDTGTPKWSDRVPKCALKYEPCLNPGVPENGYQTLYKHHYQAGESLRFFCYEGFELIGEVTITCVPGHPSQWTSQPPLCKVAFEELLDNRKLEVTQTTDPSRQLEGGNLALAILLPLGLVIVLGSGVYIYYTKLQGKSLFGFSGSHSYSPITVESDFSNPLYEAGDTREYEVSI from the exons ATGGGGACTCCCAGGACCCAGCATCCGCCGCCTCTCCAGCTGCTGTTCCTGTTTCTGCTGAGCTGTCCATGGATTCAGG GTCTGCccctgaaggaggaggaggcattGCAGGAACCTGGAAGTGAGACCCCCACAGTAGCCTCTGAGGCCTTGGCGGAGCTGCTCCATGGGGCCCTGCTGAGGAAGGGTCCAGAGATGGGATACCTGCCGG GATCTGATCCAGACCCCACACTAGCAACCCCTCCAGTCGGCCAGACTATTGCAGCACCCTTTCTGCCTCGGGCCACTGAGCCGGGCACAGGGCCTCTGACAACCGCCGTAACCCCTAAAGGGGGTAGGGGGGCAGGCCCCACCGCGCCAGAGCTGCTGACCCCGCCCCCAGGAACCacagccccgccccttcccggTCCCGCCTCTCCAGGCCCACCCTTGGGGCCcgagggaggagaagaggagaccACGACCACCATTATCACCACGACAACTGTCACCACAACAGTGACCAGCCCAG TTCTGTGTAATAACAACATCTCCGAAGGCGAAGGGCACGTTGAATCCCCAGATTTAGGGAGCGCAGCCAGCCGCACCTTGGGGCTCCTGGACTGCACATACAGTATCCATGTCTACCCTGGCTACGGCATTGAGATCCAG GTGCAGATGCTGAACCTGTCTCGGGAGGAGGAACTTCtggtgctggctggtggggggtCTCCAGGTCTGGCCCCCCGACTCCTGGCTAACTCCTCTATGCTGGGTGAAGGACAGGTCCTTCGGAGTCCCACCAACCGGCTGCTCCTGCACTTTCAGAGCCCACGGGTCCCCAGGGGTGCTGGCTTCAGGATCCACTATCAGG CCTACCTCTTGAGCTGCGGCTTCCCTCCCCAGCCAGCCCATGGGGACGTGAGTGTGACAGACCTTCACCCTGGAGGCACTGCCACTTTCCACTGTGATTCGGGCTACCAGCTGCAGGGAGAGGAGACCCTCGTCTGCCTCAATGGCACCCGGCCAGCCTGGAGCAGTGAGCCCCCCAGCTGCGTGG CATCCTGTGGGGGCACCATCCACAATGCTACTCTTGGCCGCATCGTGTCCCCTGAGCCCGGGGGAGCTGCAGGACCCAACCTCACCTGCCGCTGGGTCATTGAAGCAGCCGAGGGACGCCGGCTGCACCTGCACTTCGAGAGAGTCTCGCTGGATGAGGACAATGACCG GCTGATGGTACGCTCAGGGGGCAGTCCCCTCTCACCAGTGATCTATGACTCGGACATGGATGATGTCCCAGAGCGGGGTCTCATCAGTGACGCCCAATCCCTCTATGTGGAGCTGCTTTCAGAGACACCTGCCAATCCCCTGCTGCTAAGCCTCCGATTTGAAG CCTTTGAGGAAGATCGCTGCTTCGCCCCCTTCCTGGCACATGGCAACGTCACCACCACGGACCCTGAGTACCGCCCAGGGGCACTGGCCACCTTCTCGTGCCTCCCAGGATATGCCCTGGAGCCCCCTGGCCCCCCCAATGTCATCGAATGTGTGGATCCTACAGAACCCCACTGGAATGACACGGAGCCAGCGTGCAAGG CCATGTGTGGAGGGGAGCTGTCAGAGCCAGCTGGTGTGGTCCTCTCTCCGGATTGGCCCCAGAGCTATAGCCCTGGCCAAGACTGTGTGTGGGGTCTGCATGTCCAGGAAGAGAAACGCATCTTGCTCCAAGTTGAGAT CTTGAATGTGCGCGAAGGGGATATGCTGACGCTGTTCGATGGGGACGGTCCAAGTGCACGAGTCCTGGCCCAGCTGAGAGGGCCTCAACCGCGCCGCCgcctcctttcctctgggtccGACCTCACGCTGCAGTTCCAGGCACCCCCCGGACCCCCCAACCCGGGCCTGGGCCAGGGTTTCGTGTTGCACTTCAAAG AAGTCCCGAGGAACGACACGTGCCCCGAGCTGCCGCCTCCGGAGTGGGGCTGGAGGACGGCCTCCCACGGGGACCTGATCCGGGGCACTGTGCTTACTTATCAATGCGAGCCTGGTTACGAGCTGCTCGGCTCAGACATTCTCACCTGCCAATGGGACCTGTCCTGGAGCGCAGCGCCGCCCGCCTGCCAAAAAA TCATGACTTGTGCAGACCCGGGTGAGATCACCAATGGGCACCGCACCACCTCCGATGCCGGCTTCCCGGTTGGCTCGCATGTCCAGTACCGCTGTCTGCCCGGGTACAGCCTGGAGGGGGCGGCCGTGCTCACCTGCTACAGCCGGGACACGGGCACGCCCAAGTGGAGCGACCGGGTCCCCAAGTGCGCCT TGAAGTACGAGCCGTGCCTGAACCCTGGGGTGCCAGAGAATGGCTACCAGACACTATACAAGCATCACTACCAGGCTGGCGAGTCTCTGCGCTTCTTCTGCTATGAGGGCTTTGAGCTCATCGGCGAGGTCACCATCACCTGTGTGCCCGGCCACCCCTCTCAGTGGACCAGCCAGCCTCCACTCTGCAAAG TGGCCTTTGAGGAGCTCCTGGACAACCGAAAACTGGAAG tGACCCAGACCACTGACCCGTCACGGCAGCTAGAGGGTGGGAACCTCGCCTTGGCCATTCTGCTGCCCCTGGGCTTGGTCATTGTCCTCGGAAGTGGTGTTTACATATACTACACCAA GCTACAGGGAAAATCCCTCTTCGGCTTCTCGGGCTCCCATTCCTACAGCCCCATCACGGTGGAGTCAGACTTCAGCAATCCACTGTATGAAGCTGGG GATACACGCGAGTATGAAGTATCCATCTGA